tcactagaataatatgatgaagctgagcaaaatgattgtacctcatggtcttcatgggccattagacacaaatttgCAATCTGGTCGTCGCTAGATTTAGAGTCTAAACTGCTAGTACTGTGAGTGTCCCATCCAACCTTTaatgccttcttcttttttttagaCATCTTCTTTAGCTGACGACAGTccagcttgatgtgcccaacttctctacagttatagcatgttggaggatcatacttttgcttccttctgcttgactctcctttttttgtttttgagttttGGAATTTTCTGGTATACTTTCTGTTCTTTTTCaggaactttccgaacttcttagATAGAAGAGCCATATTGTCTTTTGATTCTGAACAACTCCCTCCACTAGAATTGCTAGAGGATGCTTTGAGGGctgttactttcttagttttcttcttctCACTCAGTCATTCATTTATTGTTAATTCGTACGTGATGAGTGACCCGATCAACTCATCTAGTGTCATTTCTTTTAGGTTCTGTCCTTCTGCTATGGCTGTAGCCTTTGCCTCCTAGATTGGTGGTagacccctaagaattttcctgatcatttcataactagggtaagtcttaccaagagcatgcaatgaATTTGTGATGTGGGTGAACTTGGTGTACATAGATTGGATTAACTCactagaagacattttaaatgctttgtattcacttgttagcatgttTATTCTACTGTATTTTACATCTTTaatgccttcatatgtgacttctagcttatcccatctTTCCTTAGCAATTGTACACACCATaaccttattaaattcatttacatctaaagcacagtataatagattcattgcagtagcatttatttgaagagCTTTCATGTCCTCGTCTGTATATTCAACTTCAATCTTAGGTATACTTtctttctctacaattttcataggaatatgatttcctctggaaacaactttccatactttccaattagcattttgaagaaagatttgcattctttgtttccaatatgtgtagttaacaccacaaaaaatggaTGGTcatgtggatgagtgtccctcgccaaatggggttacaccgatgtgtgacatcgtgatcttttacaaaaaaaaaaaaaacgtttaaGTTTAGTGTaacctcgctttgataccaaatgtgaatttatgtgtaatcccaagagggggtgaacttggtattttaaaatttaggtctcttaagtcctaattttgaaaaaaaaaaaaaaattacaaccaCACACGCACAAACTAGATGACAAGCAGTTCGGTATTTCTCAACTTgtcaatttaatgtgtgactttaTCAAGCAAACAAAATTACTCAATTACTTAACATACACAACAAACAGAAAATTGAGTGCAAGCAGAAATTAAAAGACTTAAGAGAAGAAAGATGCAAAcacggtttttacaaggttcagtcaacctagcctacatcctcgccttgggtaaactacccaaggattctactatactgctccttaacttgggacggaacttcccgttacaatccgctgcttattagaggcacaacttcctccttacaacttgctgcttacaagaggcgtaacttcctcctcacgATTCACAAATCAAACATTAATACAaataatgaataatgaatttcTAAACACccagacacttctcaataagctaatgagtacaatcagtCCTAAGCACTTTCACAaggtataatatgaagctcaGATGTAATATGTGATTTTTCCAATGATGTATAAAgaatatgatctttgtatgaaCAAGATATATATGTAAaagatgcttcaaagatctaaaaaaatttattcaatatttctccaaaaaatatttcttgaaaatatgtaTGTTGGAGATCTTAAGATTTACTTTCAAGTACTCTTTTGCAAGAATAATAATATACGAaatctttgtataaaaatatagctttgaatatcacaaagatttGAACTCTAGAAGAACTTTATCCAAAGGATTTTTCCCACCAATATATAGAACTCTATGATTTTTGCTTccaattaataaatattttaaataaaaatatgagagtaGATGAActtatataaaaataaacttgCATGCTTAATAATAACTTTAACCAAACCTTAAGATCAAACCAGTTTTTTCATAAGATAATATGAATGtaagcacttggatcttgaagatgatggTGACAAAtgccaaacttgatgtgaatgctttggagtGTAGGCAAAAGTTTAGAAATAAGTTCAAAGCTCTCAAGAAGTATGCAAAAGTGATgacttagggtttagagtttatatttataagtgttctcgccatctggttggatcatttaaaataaagaattTCCATCTATGTCCATGCTGGAGCGTCATTCTGCGCGACATACTTATCAACAAGTGGATACATTCATTGTCGAGTATTCTTCAATAGTTCATTGACGAGACCTGGGGATTCATCGACGACTGGGCTGTCTGAGATTTTCAtggtctcagtattttctcattgacgagagcAGGGTGTTTGATGACGAGTGGCCTTcagtcattcgtcgacgagaccatgggAATCGTCAATGAGCTGCCTGTTATTCAGCTCGATTCAACCTAggtcaatgcatatgaatatgtcatgaaaaataGCATCATAAGGTCAATCTAGATGTCATTTTATGCTtcgcatcatatcttatgagttatgcaaatacaatcaaacctaataCAAATTACAACTAAAAATCTGGATTATCTTTATCCTTCTGCTCTTCGGcttccatggattgagtcaagtgGCATGTACTTCGTGTTCTTTGTGGCTTCCATAACGTACTTACCATCTGTGCATGCTAACTCATGACcctgttcaaaatctcaatgcacagataaaatactaagtgatttgtcattatcaaaatatgattggactcatagagtcaacaaaaaagaaatgaaaaatacataGAATGCCTACTCCAAATATAAaagggtcaagctagggacacaacaatATGTTCCTGCACGTATAAAGCTTCTTCAGCTGTCCGATGCATATGATGTATTCACACTTGGTTTATGTATaagtcaatctagggtggtcttgattggatgtggcgagtaggtgagaaggcgctagggtgaaggacctgacacctcattaAAAGGCTGGGTCCCATTCTTATGAGACCAGTTCACTCCATTTTAGCATCAATTCTTCaaaatatgtgagatgtttgatcgtgaAATTTgttctcacatatgagagtgaacctaacttcttgagtgttttttagagtataccagtgaggttgagtcaagataaccgttctgtaggtgtccaaggATGACCAGAGTGtgatgaatcattcactttacacatgccttgtgatgttGCCTatctatacttgaatttatatgatgatattaactctgaattgtaattgctagttgattctctatgagttgTGCTTTTCTTGATGACTATACAATATtgagacttgcatgagtgattTGCTTCAGAGTTGTTTGTATAGTGAAGTTATATATGAAAAAGTTTGCTTGTAATTATGTTATATTCTTGCATGTGAAATGGcatgattgtgttgcatgtgaTCTTATTTGATGTTTACTaatattggtgtttgtgggtattgcCCTGGAAAGCTTCATGAGACTATAACTTATCCACTAGGGTCATCTAGgagtttaaagccttgttgcatatggtaaatgcaactgtatttcccacgaaagaggaggtaATTAGgattttagttttcttagtttttgcttTGCTCAAAGAccagcaaagtgtaagttgggggttgtgaagtgttcctaaaatgcactattttaggcccccatttaccttcGTTTTATTGTCATTTATCTTGTAATTACCTTTTGTTATCATAGTTTGGAGTCACaaaaggtttgttcatgtttcaggaaaaacacgttaaaattgaggagttaagcaatatgagaagccaagggagtaactAAAGTGCACAAAGCTTAAATTAGATGTTCAACCAAGCCCCTAGAGCCTCAATtcatcaaaggaaagaagacCATGTTCAACCATGTGGGCGACTAGCTAACATAAGGGTGACTAGGTCATAAGCTACAAACTCCTAGGTTCAGATtgagaaagaaatgctgaaaggttcgaccaagtgctcgaccaagtgatCCAAAGGGGCGACTAGGTCGAGATACTAAAGCTGACTGAGTTAGAGATGCTGAGAATTTTGACCAACAGCTCGACCAAGGAGATCATGAAGGGCGACTAAGTCGAGATCCTAAACTTTCTTGAAGACTGAGAtcttgcaagtctcgaccatcatctCGACCAACAAGACTCAAGAGTGCAACTAGGTCGAGAAgacttgaatttgaattcttgatttctcGCAAGCCTCGACCAAAGCGCGACCAGGGGAGAACAGAGATGCAACCTGGTCGACATACACGAACTACTTCGCGAGATTTTTGCAGaactttcatattttgaattttaaaccttgtaaatcCTATTAGGTATAACATATAGCTTCATCTATATTCTTAGGATTCCTCTTTGGCCACACTTAGGTTAGTGACAAGCCTAGGAAGCCATTGAGAGCCACTTAGATTAGGATTTACTGCTTTTCCTTTCAATTCATGTACTAGTTCGTGCATGGATTTGTTTaaggcctgtgacaaccttcATGTTCCTTGCTTCCGCTTAGAGTAGGTGGTTCTTGATTGTATTCTTGATCGTTAGTGATAGACCTTCGAGTTGTGCAACTGAAGctgattttacatgctttctttacaTGTTTTCTTcattgctttcatttaaatacatgcTCTTTCAAtacctacactttaatttccatgcaagtttacatctttaaTTGTTTTGAAACGGtagggtaaaggatagcctaACTAGGGATTCATTCACTTATATAGACTAGGCTACGGTTCATGTACGGGGTGATCTCGTGatcgttgtgatagagtatacccCGATTCTCGTTTGTGCTGCAgatgattggtgcaccttcgctactcTATGCCATTGAATGGTTCACTTAACCGTTAGCTTAGGACGGATAGTTGATTGGACATAGTTAGCGCGCACAACAGTTTAGGCTTGATTCATGATCTATGacctgctttgtaggagtagtgttagtaaaatttacatgctttcaatagtTGCTagaaaaaccttttcaaaatctctcctttttttccttttacacAAAGTGTAATAAACTAGGTTAGAAGTGGTTAATAATTACACACCAGTCCTTGAGGATTGACACCCGACTTACTCATTATTCTACTAAAACTTGGGTtagatttataaattttatctttgttAGTTAAGGACCAAGCTTGGGGAGCCTACCATAAAATTAACCCATACAGTTTTTAACAGATGCATGCTTGGtatggatatatgatctcataAGATCTTAATAAAAATTTCTAGATCGAAAATCAGTTTTTCTCAACGCATGTTTCATGATAATCATGCCATTACACTCAAATCTTATTCCTGCACACTATACATCGACGCCTTGCTATGGCCATTTCTTTGCTTATtgtctctttcttcttcttcttcttcttcttattacaatcttttctttgtttttttggcAGAAATGAATCAAAACACTCTGATGCATGCAAGCATGCAAGCAAACAAAGCCCCGTATAATTGAACGACCCATTGAAAACAATAGACATGTAAATGCACCAAtgcagtgtatatatataaaagcgcgcgcgcgcacacacagaGTATGCACTTGGATTGCGGATAACTACAATTTGCATGGCTCTGAAGAATCTCTTGGAGAATGTTATTTCATAATAATGCTGATTTGCAGAATTAATCTTTTGCTGGATTTATGAATTGAAGGTGCTGCAATCTTTCCGAATCTCCCCTTGGCTACCTGTTTTGACACCGACCCTCCCAAGCTTCCTCATTGCTGTGATGAATGCTCCGTTGAAGTCACCTGGGTTGCTGGCGAAGTCGCGAACTGTAGGCTGAGATGCTGGATTGGTGAAGAGCACCTCATCCGAAGTGAACAAGCCTTGCCCGGCAACCAGATTTTGGTAGTATACGTTGTCAAAAGTTCGCGGGGTTATGGGATCCATGTCGATGGCTATGCTGGGATCTACGTTCTGGGGACAGGCGGAGATTAGCTGCTGGGCATACTTTGGATCCAGAGAAGGATCAACTTGAGCGGAGGAGGAGAAAGAGTACAGTCGGTTTGCAAAGACGTTGCAGTGGGAGAAGCCCACTGTGTGTGCCCCAGACAGGGCGATCATGTCTATTTGGCTAAGATTTTTCTTGGCAAATAAGGCATTGAGCTGGCCAAGATCAAAGGAGGGTTTTGGCAGATTTGCAGCCACCTGAGATGCCTGGGAGATCAGGCCATCGCGGCGTCCCAATTCCACACTAAATGAAGGGCCACCTCCCTGAGAAATTTTATGCATCAAAACACCATATTATGTGTAAGTATATGTTTGAAAGTGTGCTTGTTGCAATTAAATGTATGAGCTGCAACCAAGGCTGCGCAATTTTACCAGGCCTATAACATCTCTGGCAGCAATGGCCATAATATCAGCACAGGAGACTACGCCAGGGCATACTGCCTCCACTGCTTGCTTTGCCTTGGTTACCGTATCAAACCCATCTCCAGCAAGTGAGAGATTTTCTGTGGCATCCTTCTCTGCATCCCCATTCGGTGATGCAATCAGAATTGAGGCATCACATCCCTTCAAAGCAATGAACAGAGGAATTTGATCAGTTTGCCTGCGTTTTGACTACTACATGGATACCATTATAAATGgtgataatttaatttttgtgaaCATGGGAtggaatttaatttatttttttattcaattttatttaaattgaGGCAAATTTAATTTAAAGGAAAAATTTCAAGCTCTCAAACATAAAAAtagatataatatatattttatcttcTGTGCAGGGTGTTCCCAAGGAAGCTACGTGAAGCAGATGGGTGTAGGCTGTGCAGGGTTTTCCCATGGGGTTAGACATTATCTTCTTCAACCTATTGGCTATTTCGTGTAGCCTTGAACGACTT
This Malania oleifera isolate guangnan ecotype guangnan chromosome 11, ASM2987363v1, whole genome shotgun sequence DNA region includes the following protein-coding sequences:
- the LOC131168328 gene encoding peroxidase 55, whose translation is MERGWRGLYISASSVAGMGLMMMMMMMMGRGDGQRLMENFYSSSCPNVELIVRQTVSTKFSQTFTTVPATLRLFFHDCFIQGCDASILIASPNGDAEKDATENLSLAGDGFDTVTKAKQAVEAVCPGVVSCADIMAIAARDVIGLGGGPSFSVELGRRDGLISQASQVAANLPKPSFDLGQLNALFAKKNLSQIDMIALSGAHTVGFSHCNVFANRLYSFSSSAQVDPSLDPKYAQQLISACPQNVDPSIAIDMDPITPRTFDNVYYQNLVAGQGLFTSDEVLFTNPASQPTVRDFASNPGDFNGAFITAMRKLGRVGVKTGSQGEIRKDCSTFNS